Proteins found in one Quercus robur chromosome 2, dhQueRobu3.1, whole genome shotgun sequence genomic segment:
- the LOC126714395 gene encoding uncharacterized protein LOC126714395, translated as MGRWMRPEVYPLLAAMTFVTSLCTFQLVRNVLQNPDVRVNKAHRKMAVLDNREEGMRYAEHGFRKFLRTRPPEVMPTINNFFSQDN; from the exons atGGGGCGTTGGATGAGGCCAGAG GTTTATCCACTATTGGCTGCAATGACCTTCGTAACTAGTCTGTGCACCTTCCAGCTTGTAAGGAACGTATTGCAAAACCCTGATGTCAG AGTGAACAAAGCTCACCGTAAAATGGCAGTGCTTGATAACAGAGAGGAAGGAATGAGATATGCCGAGCATGGCTTCCGCAAGTTCCTTCGTACCCGCCCGCCGGAAGTCATGCCTACCATTAACAACTTCTTCTCCCAAGATAACTGA